From Pan troglodytes isolate AG18354 chromosome 9, NHGRI_mPanTro3-v2.0_pri, whole genome shotgun sequence, the proteins below share one genomic window:
- the OR6Q1 gene encoding olfactory receptor 6Q1, translating to MQPYTKNWTQVTEFVMMGFAGIHEAHLLFFILSLTMYLFTLVENLAIILVVGLDHRLRRPMYFFLTHLSCLEIWYTSVTVPKMLAGFIGVDGGKNISYAGCLSQLFIFTFLGATECFLLAAMAYDRYVAICMPLHYGALVSWGTCIRLAAACWLVGFLTPILPIYLMSQLTFCGPNVIDHFFCDASPLLALSCSDVTWKETVDFLVSLAVLLASSMVIAVSYGNIVWTLLHIRSAAERWKAFSTCAAHLTVVSLFYGTLFFMYVRTKVTSSINFNKVVSVFYSIVTPMLNPLIYSLRNKEVKGALGRVFSLNFWKGQ from the coding sequence ATGCAACCATATACCAAAAACTGGACCCAGGTAACTGAATTTGTCATGATGGGCTTTGCTGGCATCCATGAAGCACACCTCCTCTTCTTCATACTCTCCCTCACCATGTACCTGTTCACCTTGGTGGAGAATTTGGCCATCATTTTAGTGGTGGGTTTGGACCACCGACTACGGAGACCCATGTATTTCTTCCTGACACACTTGTCCTGCCTTGAAATCTGGTACACTTCTGTTACAGTGCCCAAGATGCTGGCTGGTTTTATTGGGGTGGATGGTGGCAAGAATATCTCTTATGCTGGCTGCCTATCCCAGCTCTTCATCTTCACCTTTCTTGGGGCAACTGAGTGTTTCCTACTGGCTGCCATGGCCTATGATCGTTAtgtggccatttgtatgcctcTCCACTATGGGGCTTTGGTGTCCTGGGGCACCTGCATCCGTCTGGCAGCTGCTTGTTGGCTGGTAGGTTTCCTCACACCCATCTTGCCAATCTACCTCATGTCTCAGCTAACATTTTGTGGCCCAAATGTCATTGACCACTTCTTCTGTGATGCCTCACCCTTGCTAGCCTTGTCATGCTCAGATGTCACTTGGAAGGAGACTGTGGATTTCCTGGTGTCTCTGGCTGTGCTACTGGCCTCCTCTATGGTCATTGCTGTGTCCTATGGCAACATCGTCTGGACACTGCTGCACATCCGCTCAGCTGCTGAGCGCTGGAAGGCCTTCTCTACCTGTGCAGCTCACCTGACTGTGGTGAGCCTCTTCTATGGCACTCTTTTCTTTATGTATGTCCGGACCAAGGTGACCTCCTCCATCAACTTCAACAAGGTGGTATCTGTCTTCTACTCTATTGTCACGCCCATGCTCAATCCTCTCATCTACAGTCTTAGGAACAAGGAAGTGAAGGGAGCTCTGGGTCGAGTCTTTTCTCTCAACTTTTGGAAGGGACAGTGA